Proteins from a genomic interval of Magnetococcus sp. PR-3:
- a CDS encoding acetyl-CoA C-acetyltransferase yields the protein MEDVVIVAAGRTAIGKFLGTLSGQEASVLGSTVIKGVLEKAGVAAEQVDEVILGQVLTAGVGQNPARQASLAAGLSVETPAMTINKVCGSGLKSVALAAQAIKCGDADVVIAGGQENMSASAHVLPNSRGGQTMGDWKAVDTMIKDGLWDAFNDYHMGCTAENIAEKYGFTRDEQDAFSAASQQKAEAAQKENRFADEIIPVSIPQRKKDPIVFDADEFPRHGTTAESLGKLRAAFKKEGTVTAGNASGINDGAAAILVMSASKAKELGLTPMAKVVSYASAGVDPKIMGTGPIPAVTKCLEKAGWQISDLDLVEANEAFAAQAMSVNKDLGFDLSKVNVNGGAIALGHPIGASGARVLVTLLHEMKRRDANKGLATLCIGGGMGVALAVEKV from the coding sequence ATGGAAGATGTGGTCATCGTAGCAGCCGGTCGCACGGCCATCGGTAAATTCCTGGGCACCCTCAGTGGTCAAGAGGCCAGTGTGTTGGGCAGTACTGTTATTAAAGGTGTGTTGGAAAAAGCTGGTGTCGCAGCTGAACAGGTTGATGAAGTTATCTTGGGTCAGGTATTGACCGCCGGTGTGGGCCAAAACCCAGCACGTCAGGCTTCTTTAGCCGCTGGCCTCTCTGTTGAGACCCCAGCTATGACCATCAATAAAGTATGTGGTTCCGGCCTTAAGTCTGTTGCCTTGGCTGCTCAGGCCATTAAATGTGGTGACGCGGATGTGGTGATCGCAGGCGGTCAAGAGAACATGAGCGCTTCTGCTCACGTCCTGCCTAACTCTCGTGGTGGTCAAACCATGGGTGACTGGAAAGCCGTTGATACCATGATCAAAGATGGTCTGTGGGACGCTTTTAACGACTATCACATGGGCTGCACCGCTGAGAATATCGCTGAAAAGTACGGTTTCACCCGTGATGAGCAAGATGCCTTCTCTGCCGCTTCCCAGCAAAAAGCAGAAGCCGCACAAAAAGAGAACCGCTTTGCCGATGAGATCATTCCTGTCTCTATTCCTCAGCGTAAAAAAGATCCAATCGTTTTTGATGCCGACGAGTTCCCCCGTCATGGCACCACTGCAGAGTCCCTGGGCAAGCTGCGTGCAGCCTTCAAAAAAGAAGGTACTGTGACGGCAGGTAATGCTTCAGGTATCAACGATGGTGCAGCTGCCATTTTGGTGATGTCTGCCAGCAAGGCCAAAGAGCTTGGTCTGACCCCTATGGCTAAAGTGGTTTCTTATGCCAGCGCTGGTGTTGACCCCAAAATCATGGGTACCGGTCCTATCCCTGCGGTGACCAAGTGTCTGGAAAAAGCAGGCTGGCAGATCTCTGATCTGGACTTGGTTGAAGCCAATGAAGCCTTTGCCGCTCAAGCCATGTCTGTCAACAAGGACCTGGGCTTTGACCTGAGCAAGGTTAACGTTAACGGTGGTGCCATCGCTTTAGGTCACCCCATCGGTGCTTCCGGTGCCCGTGTACTGGTTACCTTGCTGCATGAGATGAAGCGTCGTGATGCCAACAAAGGTTTGGCCACACTCTGCATTGGTGGTGGCATGGGTGTCGCACTGGCCGTTGAAAAAGTTTAA
- a CDS encoding FeoA family protein, translated as MTLADLQKGQNARIATLKGSDQERNRLIAMGLTSGKEVSLHHAAPFGDPRIYTIMGYDLSLRNREAKMIHIEPIPSR; from the coding sequence ATGACCCTGGCTGATCTACAAAAAGGTCAAAACGCACGTATTGCGACACTTAAAGGTAGTGACCAAGAGCGCAACCGACTCATCGCCATGGGCTTAACCTCTGGAAAAGAGGTCTCTTTACATCATGCGGCCCCCTTTGGTGATCCTCGCATCTACACCATTATGGGTTACGACCTTTCTCTGCGTAACCGAGAAGCCAAAATGATACATATTGAGCCGATTCCTAGCCGTTAA